The following coding sequences lie in one Candidatus Wallbacteria bacterium genomic window:
- a CDS encoding pyridoxine 5'-phosphate synthase, whose amino-acid sequence MKLGVNIDHIATLRQARREDQPDPVTAALICELHGADGITCHLREDRRHIQDRDLHLLRKLIKTRLNLEMASNPETIGIAGELKPDQVTLVPERREEVTTEGGLDVKAALKDLKKVVKGFQNLKIQVSLFIDPEYEQIVSAAESGANAVELHTGAYARAFRAGNCEDEWTRLRKGAFEARRSHLLVFAGHGLDYRNVSAIRTIEEITEVNIGFSIVAQAVMTGLPSAVAEMKKLIRRI is encoded by the coding sequence ATGAAACTTGGTGTCAACATTGATCATATTGCCACGCTGCGCCAGGCACGCAGGGAAGACCAGCCTGATCCTGTTACAGCAGCCCTGATCTGCGAGCTGCATGGCGCTGACGGGATCACCTGCCATCTGCGCGAAGACAGGCGACATATCCAGGACAGGGATCTGCATCTGCTGCGTAAGCTCATCAAAACCAGACTTAACCTTGAAATGGCTTCCAATCCGGAGACCATCGGTATCGCAGGCGAATTAAAGCCGGATCAGGTGACGCTTGTCCCTGAACGGCGGGAAGAAGTGACAACTGAAGGGGGTCTGGATGTCAAGGCGGCTCTCAAGGACCTGAAAAAAGTCGTCAAGGGATTCCAAAACCTGAAAATCCAGGTGAGCCTTTTCATAGACCCTGAATACGAGCAGATCGTATCAGCGGCCGAATCAGGCGCTAATGCCGTTGAACTGCATACCGGAGCTTATGCCAGGGCTTTCCGCGCAGGGAATTGTGAAGATGAATGGACTCGCCTGCGCAAGGGGGCTTTTGAAGCCAGACGCAGCCATCTGCTGGTTTTCGCAGGGCACGGGTTGGATTATCGCAATGTATCCGCGATCAGGACCATTGAAGAGATCACGGAAGTCAATATCGGCTTTTCCATAGTTGCGCAGGCAGTCATGACCGGACTGCCTTCAGCAGTGGCTGAAATGAAAAAATTGATCAGGAGAATTTGA
- a CDS encoding adenosine-specific kinase — protein sequence MDIQQVKIDNPEELNFIFGQTHFIKSVEDLYELCIGSSASIRFGLAFSEASGPCLIRSAGNDQDLQNLAEANLQKIGAGHTFIIFLKNAFPINILNQVKSCPEVCGIYCATANPVTVLLVEADGGRGVIGVIDGESPKGIETQTDIENRKGFLRKIGYKL from the coding sequence TTGGATATTCAGCAAGTGAAAATCGACAATCCTGAAGAACTGAATTTTATTTTCGGGCAGACCCATTTCATCAAATCAGTGGAAGACTTATACGAACTCTGCATCGGATCTTCGGCATCCATCAGATTCGGCCTGGCTTTTTCCGAGGCTTCCGGACCCTGCCTGATCAGAAGCGCTGGAAATGATCAGGATCTGCAGAATCTTGCTGAAGCAAACCTTCAAAAAATCGGAGCAGGCCACACTTTCATCATTTTCCTGAAAAACGCCTTTCCCATCAATATCCTGAATCAGGTGAAATCCTGCCCTGAAGTCTGCGGTATTTACTGCGCTACGGCCAATCCTGTGACTGTCCTGCTGGTGGAAGCAGACGGCGGCAGGGGAGTGATCGGGGTGATAGACGGGGAAAGCCCGAAGGGTATAGAGACCCAGACTGACATAGAGAACAGGAAGGGATTTCTCAGGAAGATCGGGTACAAGCTTTGA
- a CDS encoding C1 family peptidase, with product MKRAVCGLLISLTLTMSVSSQEVGVKERAIRSKNDAEFQKVLDICKNEKATYTVDRNTLPDDVELKDLAGASAGGINRGPAAPLDRSREVPSHFDWTEKACVTSVKYQGNCGSCWAFACAAVVEAGCLINEHKNIDLSEQDLISCNSMGFSCKGGNYMALTQVMQNGLALEQDLPYQGVETACTNVPRTCRIKMWYTVSSDVDSMKSAIMQYGPIYTHLTVDSNFQFYSGGIYNHDATEGTQHAIVIIGWNDQYQSWIIKNSWGDWWGIRGMAYVQYGKSGIGNYSACIDYNVETIQIGTVSSSDGVANVRSGPGTNYSILTALRNGTQVKVLSLEGNWYRVTLDDGRTGYIYSNILKVN from the coding sequence ATGAAAAGAGCTGTCTGTGGACTGCTGATCTCGCTGACGCTGACCATGTCTGTATCTTCCCAGGAAGTCGGGGTAAAAGAGCGCGCGATCAGATCGAAGAATGACGCTGAGTTCCAGAAAGTGCTGGATATCTGCAAGAACGAGAAAGCTACATATACAGTGGACAGGAATACGCTGCCAGACGATGTGGAGCTCAAGGATCTGGCTGGTGCTTCGGCAGGCGGAATCAACAGGGGCCCGGCAGCTCCGCTGGACAGGAGCAGGGAAGTCCCGTCCCATTTCGACTGGACAGAAAAAGCTTGTGTCACTTCGGTCAAGTACCAGGGAAATTGCGGATCATGCTGGGCTTTCGCTTGTGCGGCAGTAGTTGAGGCCGGCTGCCTGATTAATGAGCATAAGAACATCGACCTGTCTGAGCAGGACCTGATTTCCTGCAATTCCATGGGTTTCAGCTGCAAAGGCGGAAATTACATGGCCCTCACCCAGGTGATGCAGAATGGCCTGGCTCTGGAGCAGGACCTGCCCTATCAGGGAGTGGAGACCGCCTGCACCAATGTACCAAGAACCTGCAGAATCAAGATGTGGTACACAGTGAGTTCAGATGTGGACTCCATGAAAAGTGCCATCATGCAGTACGGGCCGATTTATACGCATCTGACTGTAGACTCGAATTTCCAGTTCTATTCAGGAGGCATTTACAATCACGACGCCACTGAAGGCACTCAGCACGCGATCGTGATCATCGGTTGGAACGACCAGTATCAGAGCTGGATCATCAAGAATTCCTGGGGCGACTGGTGGGGGATCAGAGGCATGGCATACGTGCAGTATGGCAAGTCCGGCATTGGCAACTACAGCGCCTGTATAGACTACAATGTTGAAACAATCCAGATCGGCACAGTCAGTTCCTCGGACGGCGTCGCCAATGTCAGAAGCGGCCCTGGCACCAACTATTCCATCCTTACTGCGCTGAGAAACGGGACACAGGTAAAAGTGCTGAGCCTGGAAGGGAACTGGTACAGGGTGACTCTCGATGACGGCAGAACAGGCTATATTTACAGCAATATCCTGAAGGTGAATTGA